One Panicum virgatum strain AP13 chromosome 3N, P.virgatum_v5, whole genome shotgun sequence DNA segment encodes these proteins:
- the LOC120664433 gene encoding hypersensitive-induced response protein-like protein 1, with the protein MGNLCCCVQVDQSTVAIREQFGKFDSVLEPGCHCMPWFIGKRVAGHLTLRLQQLDVRCETKTKDNVFVNVVASIQYRALAGKASDAFYKLSNTRSQIQAYVFDVIRASVPKLILDDAFEQKDEIAKAVEEELEKAMSAYGFEIVQTLIVDIEPDEHVKRSMNEINAAARLRVAANEKGEAEKIVQIKRAEGEAEAKFLSGLGIARQRQAIVDGLRDSVLGFSVNVPGTTAKDVMDMVLITQYFDTMKEIGASSKASSVFIPHGPGAVRDIATQIREGLLQGSSVSHH; encoded by the exons ATGGGAAACTTATGCTGCTGTGTTCAAGTTGATCAGTCGACTGTGGCCATCAGGGAGCAGTTTGGCAAGTTTGACAGCGTGCTTGAGCCAGGATGCCACTGCATGCCTTGGTTCATCGGCAAGCGTGTAGCTGGTCATCTTACACTCAGGCTGCAGCAACTGGACGTGCGCTGTGAGACCAAGACTAAG GACAATGTCTTTGTGAACGTCGTGGCATCTATTCAGTACCGTGCTCTGGCTGGCAAAGCAAGCGATGCGTTCTACAAACTGAGCAACACAAGGTCCCAGATCCAAGCATACGTCTTTGATG TTATCCGAGCAAGCGTTCCCAAGCTCATTTTAGATGACGCTTTTGAGCAGAAAGATGAGATCGCAAAGGCTGTGGAGGAGGAGCTCGAGAAGGCCATGTCAGCTTACGGTTTTGAGATCGTGCAGACTCTGATTGTGGACATTGAGCCAGATGAGCACGTGAAGCGCTCAATGAATGAGATCAACGCAG CGGCGAGGCTGAGGGTTGCTGCGAACGAGAAGGGTGAGGCGGAGAAGATCGTGCAGATCAAGCGTGCGGAGGGTGAGGCGGAGGCCAAGTTCCTGTCTGGGCTGGGCATTGCCCGGCAGCGGCAGGCGATCGTGGATGGGCTGAGGGACAGCGTGCTGGGCTTCTCCGTGAACGTGCCGGGCACCACCGCCAAGGACGTGATGGACATGGTGCTCATCACCCAGTACTTCGACACCATGAAGGAGATCGGCGCGTCGTCCAAGGCCTCGTCGGTGTTCATCCCGCATGGCCCCGGCGCGGTGCGCGACATCGCCACTCAGATCCGCGAAGGCCTCCTGCAGGGCTCTTCCGTCTCCCACCACTAG
- the LOC120664432 gene encoding probable serine/threonine-protein kinase PIX7, with product MGVGNSAERRNASPLGEKGTGGRKGSAGVGCWIRLCVSPSSSSRAKVDAALCGARASSETRGKNDAIQNQPVRQIVPASTSPSNAANISPPSIVADGLTVAFQLRKFTFNELRFATRNFRPESLLGEGGFGRVYKGWIGENGTAPVRPGTGLIVAVKTLNREGQQGHKEWVAEVNFLGNLQHPNLVKLIGYCIEDNQRQLVYEFMPRGSLEHHLFRKSVPLPWCTRMKIALGAARGLAFLHEEAERPVIYRDFKTSNVLLDADYNAKLSDFGLARDGPIGDKTHVSTRVMGTYGYAAPEYVMTGHLTSKSDVYSFGVVLLELMTGRRSMDKNRPTGEHNLVEWARPHLKQRQGFQALMDPKLGGNIPMKGAYKVTQLARACLTRDPKARPLMSQVVEILEPLPDLKHMASSSGLYYSLQAEQAARLGYPSGSRTMSPLSSFARNGQQPMRSLSHAPRCHASPYRPQGHASPYPQLPRSSAK from the exons ATGGGCGTCGGGAACTCGGCGGAGCGTCGGAATGCGAGTCCGCTGGGCGAGAAGGGGACCGGAGGGCGCAAGGGTTCcgccggggtgggctgctgGATCCGCCTCTGcgtctctccctcctcctcctcccgcgctaAGGTTGACGCCGCCCTCTGCGGCGCCCGTGCCTCCTCCG AAACTAGAGGAAAAAATGATGCTATCCAGAACCAACCTGTCCGACAGATAGTGCCAGCTTCAACATCACCTAGCAATGCTGCAAATATTTCACCTCCATCTATAGTTGCAGATGGTCTGACAGTAGCATTCCAATTGCGGAAATTTACTTTCAATGAATTGAGGTTTGCCACTAGAAACTTCCGTCCAGAGAGTCTTCTTGGTGAGGGAGGGTTTGGCCGTGTCTACAAAGGGTGGATCGGAGAGAACGGAACTGCCCCTGTAAGACCGGGCACAGGGCTAATTGTTGCTGTTAAGACCCTCAATCGTGAGGGACAGCAGGGTCACAAAGAGTGGGTG GCAGAAGTCAACTTTCTAGGAAATCTCCAACATCCAAATTTGGTGAAACTGATCGGTTATTGTATTGAGGACAACCAGAGGCAGTTAGTATATGAATTTATGCCCCGTGGAAGTTTAGAGCACCATCTATTCCGGA AGTCGGTGCCACTTCCATGGTGCACCCGAATGAAAATTGCACTTGGCGCAGCTAGGGGCCTTGCCTTTCTCCATGAAGAAGCTGAAAGGCCTGTTATCTATCGGGATTTCAAAACTTCAAATGTTTTGCTTGACGCA GACTACAATGCGAAACTTTCTGATTTTGGGCTTGCTCGAGATGGCCCCATAGGTGATAAGACCCACGTGTCCACGCGAGTCATGGGAACCTACGGATATGCTGCTCCTGAATATGTTATGACAG GTCACTTGACGTCCAAGAGCGACGTGTATAGCTTCGGGGTGGTGCTGCTGGAGCTCATGACAGGCAGGCGATCGATGGACAAGAACCGGCCAACAGGGGAGCACAACCTTGTGGAATGGGCTCGGCCCCATCTGAAACAAAGACAAGGATTCCAAGCCCTGATGGATCCAAAACTGGGTGGGAACATCCCCATGAAAGGCGCTTACAAGGTGACCCAGCTGGCCCGTGCCTGTCTCACCCGGGACCCAAAGGCCAGGCCTCTGATGAGCCAGGTTGTGGAGATACTCGAGCCTCTCCCGGACCTGAAGCACATGGCCTCTTCGTCCGGCTTGTACTACTCCTTGCAAGCAGAGCAAGCTGCAAGGCTTGGCTACCCGAGTGGCAGCCGCACCATGAGCCCGCTGAGCAGCTTTGCACGGAATGGGCAGCAGCCGATGAGAAGCCTCTCCCATGCCCCCCGATGCCATGCTTCCCCATACCGGCCTCAAGGTCATGCTTCTCCGTACCCGCAGTTGCCAAGGAGCAGTGCCAAGTAG